A single window of Chitinophagales bacterium DNA harbors:
- a CDS encoding 3-hydroxyacyl-CoA dehydrogenase NAD-binding domain-containing protein: MIKNNILTYEVGNDGIGIITVNMVEHPANLFNAEMIEAYHEAAMKAIADETVSGVIVTSGRRMFMAGGDLRFLGKPIEDASEFFKGMMTLHQKMREVETGGKPFVAAINGIALGGGMELALTCHHRICVNDSSIKLGFPEVKVGLLPGGGGTAKAPYLMGIQTGLTYLLQGTEARPEQALKDGLIGELVATQEDLIPAAKAWIKANPKPVQPWDAKSIRIPGGGLMTPSGVMTMMGSIGNVRKITHGNYPAAQYILSVVHDGLQVTIDRALEIEARYFTKVLQTKESKNMIRTGFFAISEAKKGKAKPKGYDFQKVGKLGILGAGMMGAGIAYVSAKAGMEVVLKDVTMEGAEKGKSYSTDLLQKQLAKGYTTPEKMQGILDRIHATDDPNAVEGSDLIIEAVFENVELKARVTKETEAVLATDKVYASNTSTIPITLLAKASERPENFIGIHFFSPVDKMPLVEIIVGKKTSDKTIAQAVDYVTQINKVPIVVNDSRGFYTSRCFGTFTSEGVYLLKEGVPAAMIENVAKSKGMPVGPLAVSDEVSLTLGLHVMESDPRLKENKELQEMYELQKMLVHEYGRVGKKGGKGFYDYLPNRQKHLWPKLAELFHSNVDTLDAETVGKRILHRQALEAYRCLEEGVLRSVKDGDIGSVLGWGFPIYTGGALSYIDYVGMKTFIAECDDFAERFGARFAVPDGLRAMAEAGASIHDFHKMQEAVDA; the protein is encoded by the coding sequence ATGATAAAAAACAACATCTTAACCTACGAAGTAGGCAACGACGGAATCGGAATCATTACCGTCAATATGGTAGAACATCCTGCCAATCTCTTCAATGCAGAAATGATTGAAGCCTATCACGAAGCCGCAATGAAAGCCATTGCAGATGAAACAGTTAGTGGAGTGATTGTCACTTCAGGCAGAAGAATGTTCATGGCAGGAGGTGACTTGCGATTTTTGGGCAAACCCATTGAAGATGCAAGTGAGTTTTTCAAAGGCATGATGACCTTGCACCAAAAAATGCGGGAAGTCGAAACAGGTGGAAAGCCTTTCGTTGCAGCCATCAATGGCATTGCATTGGGTGGCGGAATGGAATTGGCTTTGACCTGTCATCATCGAATTTGTGTAAACGATTCCAGCATCAAGTTGGGTTTTCCAGAGGTGAAAGTAGGTTTGTTGCCTGGTGGTGGCGGAACTGCAAAGGCTCCTTATTTGATGGGTATTCAAACGGGTTTGACCTATTTATTGCAGGGAACAGAAGCACGACCAGAACAAGCCTTGAAAGATGGATTGATTGGTGAATTGGTGGCTACGCAAGAGGATTTGATTCCTGCTGCAAAGGCTTGGATCAAGGCGAATCCAAAACCTGTTCAGCCGTGGGATGCAAAGAGTATCCGTATTCCTGGCGGCGGTCTAATGACTCCGAGTGGAGTGATGACTATGATGGGAAGCATCGGAAATGTTCGCAAAATCACACATGGTAACTATCCTGCGGCTCAATACATTTTGAGTGTAGTTCACGATGGATTGCAGGTCACAATTGACCGTGCATTGGAGATTGAAGCCCGTTATTTCACCAAAGTATTGCAGACCAAAGAATCTAAAAACATGATTCGCACAGGCTTTTTTGCTATCAGCGAAGCCAAAAAAGGCAAGGCAAAACCAAAGGGTTATGACTTCCAAAAAGTGGGCAAACTCGGTATTTTAGGTGCTGGTATGATGGGTGCTGGTATTGCTTATGTTTCTGCAAAAGCAGGTATGGAAGTGGTCTTGAAGGATGTGACGATGGAAGGAGCGGAAAAAGGTAAAAGTTATTCTACCGATTTACTGCAAAAGCAGTTGGCGAAAGGCTATACGACTCCCGAAAAAATGCAAGGTATTTTGGATAGAATCCATGCTACGGACGACCCAAATGCAGTAGAGGGTAGCGATTTGATTATTGAAGCGGTGTTTGAAAATGTGGAATTGAAGGCAAGAGTGACCAAAGAAACCGAAGCGGTTTTGGCAACAGACAAGGTCTATGCGTCGAATACTTCAACGATTCCGATTACCCTTTTGGCGAAAGCTTCCGAAAGACCCGAAAACTTCATCGGTATTCACTTCTTTTCGCCTGTCGATAAAATGCCTTTGGTGGAAATCATCGTGGGCAAAAAGACTTCTGACAAAACGATTGCACAAGCGGTTGATTATGTGACACAAATCAACAAAGTACCCATCGTGGTGAACGATAGCCGAGGTTTTTACACTTCTCGCTGTTTTGGTACATTCACTTCCGAAGGCGTTTATTTGCTGAAAGAAGGTGTGCCTGCTGCAATGATTGAAAACGTAGCAAAAAGCAAAGGAATGCCTGTTGGCCCTTTGGCAGTTTCGGATGAGGTGAGCTTGACTTTGGGCTTGCATGTCATGGAATCTGATCCTCGATTGAAAGAAAACAAAGAGCTACAAGAAATGTACGAATTGCAAAAAATGTTGGTGCATGAGTATGGTCGTGTGGGCAAAAAAGGCGGTAAAGGTTTTTACGATTACCTACCGAATCGCCAAAAACATTTGTGGCCCAAATTGGCGGAATTGTTCCACTCCAATGTCGATACGTTGGATGCCGAAACGGTTGGCAAACGCATTTTGCACCGTCAGGCTTTGGAGGCGTACCGTTGTTTGGAAGAGGGTGTGCTGAGAAGTGTGAAAGATGGTGACATTGGTT
- a CDS encoding HTTM domain-containing protein: MQPYIHKQTPISPLITFRILFGALMMWGGLRFVWNGWIEKLYLEPRFFFKFYGFEWVQPLGKTGMYLLFGVVIVSSFCIALGLFYRIAAIVFFLSFTYIELIDATNYLNHYYLVCLFAFLLIFLPANRAFSLDVWRKPQLKLKTVPAWCINILILQLTIVYTCAGIAKLNSDWLFRAMPLAVWLPEHTDLPVLGYFFQFKETAYVFSWIGALYDLTIAYFLMFSSTRVLAYVVVIVFHGLTYLLFNIGLFPLIMVFSTLVFFPSDFHNRLLGLLGFERRGAEAQRNFKRRDGEVESFFGDEQGDKEVQRKISGKLANNCKFWQRLERYKRWTANGGRQTNPNTIINPNTQIQFLLTIYILIQLLLPFRHYLYNGNVLWTEEGYRFSWRVMLVEKVGQVRFFVEDEETQRKTEIINGRHLTLFQEKQMSVQPDFILQFAHFLAEEYKTRHGMKNPVVTVDAHVALNGRTSQQFIDPNVNLAAIEEGFEKKNWILPFDR; encoded by the coding sequence ATGCAGCCATATATCCATAAACAAACCCCCATCTCCCCCCTAATCACTTTTCGCATCTTATTTGGCGCATTGATGATGTGGGGAGGATTGCGTTTTGTGTGGAATGGTTGGATTGAAAAACTGTATCTCGAACCTCGATTTTTCTTCAAATTTTACGGCTTCGAGTGGGTGCAGCCTTTGGGCAAAACAGGAATGTATTTGCTTTTTGGAGTGGTGATTGTGAGTTCTTTCTGCATTGCATTGGGGCTTTTTTACCGAATTGCAGCTATTGTCTTCTTTTTGAGTTTCACCTACATCGAACTCATTGATGCGACCAACTATCTGAATCACTACTATTTGGTTTGCCTCTTCGCTTTCCTACTCATTTTTCTACCCGCCAACCGTGCTTTTTCATTGGATGTCTGGCGAAAACCACAATTGAAATTAAAAACCGTTCCTGCTTGGTGCATCAATATTCTCATCCTTCAATTAACCATTGTTTATACCTGTGCTGGAATTGCCAAACTCAATTCGGATTGGCTTTTTCGTGCCATGCCTTTGGCGGTTTGGTTGCCCGAACATACAGATTTACCTGTATTGGGTTACTTTTTTCAGTTCAAAGAAACGGCGTATGTATTCAGTTGGATAGGAGCATTATATGATTTGACGATTGCCTATTTTTTGATGTTTTCTTCAACAAGGGTTTTAGCTTATGTGGTGGTGATTGTTTTTCATGGCCTGACTTATCTATTATTCAACATTGGACTGTTTCCTTTGATTATGGTATTCAGTACATTGGTGTTTTTTCCATCAGATTTTCATAATAGGCTTCTCGGATTACTTGGATTTGAACGCAGAGGCGCAGAGGCACAGAGGAATTTTAAACGGAGAGATGGAGAGGTGGAGAGTTTTTTTGGGGATGAACAAGGAGACAAGGAGGTACAGAGGAAAATTAGTGGAAAACTTGCCAACAATTGCAAATTTTGGCAACGTTTGGAACGATATAAACGGTGGACGGCGAACGGTGGACGACAAACGAACCCAAACACAATTATCAACCCAAACACCCAAATACAATTTTTATTAACCATCTACATCCTAATCCAACTTCTCCTCCCTTTCCGCCACTATTTATACAATGGAAACGTGTTGTGGACAGAAGAAGGCTATCGTTTTTCGTGGCGGGTAATGTTGGTAGAAAAAGTTGGGCAAGTGCGTTTTTTTGTGGAGGATGAAGAAACGCAGCGCAAAACGGAAATTATCAATGGCAGACACCTAACTTTGTTCCAAGAAAAACAAATGAGCGTTCAGCCCGATTTCATCCTTCAATTTGCCCATTTTTTGGCGGAAGAGTACAAAACTCGCCATGGGATGAAAAATCCTGTGGTGACAGTAGATGCTCATGTAGCTTTGAATGGACGGACAAGTCAGCAATTCATTGACCCAAATGTGAATTTGGCAGCGATTGAAGAAGGTTTTGAAAAGAAAAATTGGATTTTGCCGTTTGATAGATAA
- a CDS encoding four helix bundle protein yields the protein MNHNFKNLDIWKLSRELVKEIYLTTKNFPSDEKFGLISQIRRCVVSIPSNIAEGCGRDTDKQFVYFLDIAIGSSCELESHLYLAFDLSYIQQSDLDYYTNKINQIRRMTMSFQKKYK from the coding sequence ATGAACCACAATTTTAAGAATCTGGATATTTGGAAATTATCAAGAGAACTGGTTAAAGAGATTTACCTTACTACTAAAAATTTTCCAAGTGATGAAAAATTTGGCTTAATATCCCAAATTCGTCGTTGTGTTGTATCCATTCCCTCCAATATTGCTGAAGGTTGTGGAAGAGATACAGATAAGCAGTTCGTTTATTTTTTAGACATTGCAATAGGTTCTAGTTGTGAGTTGGAAAGTCATTTGTATTTAGCTTTTGACCTATCATATATTCAGCAAAGTGATTTGGATTATTACACTAATAAAATCAATCAAATAAGAAGAATGACTATGAGTTTTCAAAAGAAATACAAATAA
- a CDS encoding acetyl-CoA C-acetyltransferase, translating to MEAYIYDALRTVRGKGNKKGALNGITPTYLTETLLKELRKKHDLDTNLVEDVILGCVTQVMDQGANIAKTAAQQSGYGDHLCGVTLNRFCGSGLEAVNQAAAYIRSGFSELLIAGGVESMSRVKMGSDGGALMLDPAVALPGHAIPQGISADLIASKYGFSRRDTDEFAAESQKRAAEAEAKGLFTSRVNIKDINGITVLSTDENIRPGTTVESLGSLQPSFAMMGKMAGFDSVAIDRYPEIEEINHVHHAGNSSAIVDGAAIALIGSKAAGEKMGLKPRARVVAAAVYGTDPTMMLVGPAPASRKALKQAGMDKNDIDLYEVNEAFAVVPLRFMQDMGIGFDKVNVNGGAIALGHPLGATGCMLMGTLLDELERQNKTTGLITLCIGGGMGIATIIERV from the coding sequence ATGGAAGCATATATTTATGATGCCTTACGCACCGTTCGGGGCAAAGGCAATAAAAAAGGAGCCTTAAATGGAATCACTCCTACCTATTTGACAGAAACTCTGCTCAAGGAATTGAGAAAAAAACACGACTTGGATACCAATTTGGTCGAAGACGTGATTTTGGGCTGTGTGACGCAGGTAATGGATCAAGGCGCAAACATCGCCAAAACTGCTGCTCAACAGTCTGGTTATGGCGATCATCTTTGTGGCGTGACTTTGAACCGTTTTTGTGGTTCGGGTTTGGAAGCGGTCAATCAAGCGGCAGCTTACATCCGTTCTGGTTTTTCGGAATTGTTGATTGCAGGGGGTGTAGAAAGTATGTCCCGTGTGAAAATGGGTTCTGATGGTGGTGCTTTGATGCTCGACCCTGCTGTTGCCTTGCCAGGTCATGCGATTCCTCAAGGCATTTCTGCCGATTTGATTGCGAGCAAATATGGTTTCAGCCGTAGAGATACGGACGAATTTGCAGCAGAATCTCAAAAACGTGCAGCCGAAGCGGAAGCAAAAGGACTTTTCACTTCAAGGGTAAACATCAAAGACATCAATGGCATTACCGTCTTATCTACCGATGAAAACATCCGCCCTGGAACGACTGTCGAAAGTTTGGGATCATTGCAGCCTTCTTTTGCGATGATGGGCAAAATGGCTGGTTTTGATTCAGTTGCGATTGACCGCTACCCCGAAATTGAAGAAATCAACCATGTTCACCACGCTGGTAATTCTTCTGCAATTGTGGACGGTGCTGCAATTGCCTTGATTGGTAGCAAGGCAGCTGGCGAAAAAATGGGCTTGAAGCCTCGTGCAAGAGTCGTTGCGGCAGCCGTTTATGGTACAGACCCTACAATGATGTTGGTCGGTCCTGCTCCTGCAAGCCGCAAGGCATTGAAGCAAGCGGGTATGGACAAAAACGACATTGACTTGTATGAAGTAAACGAAGCTTTTGCTGTTGTGCCTTTGCGTTTTATGCAGGATATGGGCATTGGTTTTGACAAGGTGAATGTGAATGGTGGTGCAATTGCTTTGGGGCATCCGCTTGGAGCTACGGGCTGTATGTTGATGGGAACGTTGTTGGATGAATTGGAACGACAAAACAAAACGACAGGCTTGATTACCCTTTGTATTGGTGGTGGAATGGGAATTGCGACGATTATTGAGCGGGTTTAG
- a CDS encoding HNH endonuclease: protein MRRKSVPIKTKQLVRERARGYCEYCLASSSFATDFFSIEHIIPDSLGGSSHPNNLALSCSRCNGHKYNKINGFDSLTNQEVRLFNPRKDDWQTHFQWSENETIMLGVTPIGRATIDLLEINRENNINLRSLLRLVGLHPPEEYPSK, encoded by the coding sequence ATGCGTAGAAAATCAGTACCTATAAAAACCAAACAATTGGTTAGAGAAAGAGCCAGAGGATATTGTGAATATTGTTTGGCTTCTTCAAGTTTTGCTACCGACTTTTTTTCTATTGAGCATATTATTCCAGATAGTTTGGGTGGAAGTTCACACCCTAATAACCTTGCACTCTCTTGTAGTCGCTGCAATGGTCATAAGTACAACAAAATAAATGGTTTTGACTCGCTAACCAACCAAGAAGTAAGATTATTTAATCCTCGAAAAGATGATTGGCAAACTCATTTTCAGTGGAGTGAAAATGAAACAATTATGCTTGGTGTCACCCCAATCGGTCGAGCAACAATAGATTTATTAGAAATCAATAGAGAAAATAATATAAATCTACGCTCTCTTTTAAGACTGGTAGGTTTACATCCACCCGAAGAATATCCGTCTAAATAG
- a CDS encoding DUF4856 domain-containing protein codes for MIQLKSYLKFLLLAFVIFSIGCDKDDDDTPTYEIPTTYSFKNVNYSGQTQRLAMMNELKSYMTTSRSDGAVLDANRLKAMYANDAANAQFTNTYDTSKQLKDKTFENARTDFDTLLEALALASESTVEGSEGTSGIIQSLDGTRSYLIGDSGLDHAQLIEKGLMGACFYYQSTAVYMGEDKMNVDNETVTDGEGTTMEHHWDEAFGYLGVPIDFPTNTDGIVFWGSYSNQRNDVLGSNQKLMDVLLKGRAAISNGDLDTRDEAIEEAREIWELIGVGSALHYLNSGIANFDDMALRAHALSEGIGFLYGLQFNPDKRVTNQEVNDLLTVIAGSSDFASMNLYNTTVEKLQQAKDELAAAYGLEAQKDEL; via the coding sequence ATGATACAGTTAAAATCTTATTTAAAATTTCTTTTATTGGCTTTTGTGATTTTTTCAATTGGTTGTGATAAAGACGATGACGATACGCCAACTTATGAAATCCCAACAACTTACAGCTTCAAAAATGTCAATTACAGTGGTCAAACACAACGATTGGCGATGATGAATGAATTGAAAAGTTATATGACCACTTCACGTTCAGATGGTGCTGTTTTAGATGCCAATCGCCTGAAAGCCATGTACGCCAATGATGCGGCAAATGCTCAATTTACAAATACTTACGATACATCAAAACAATTGAAAGACAAAACTTTTGAAAATGCACGAACGGATTTTGATACACTTTTGGAGGCCTTGGCTTTGGCGAGCGAATCCACCGTTGAAGGAAGTGAAGGCACATCTGGAATTATTCAAAGTTTAGACGGAACAAGAAGTTATTTGATTGGCGATAGCGGATTAGACCATGCTCAGTTGATTGAAAAAGGCTTGATGGGGGCATGTTTTTACTATCAATCCACCGCCGTTTATATGGGGGAAGACAAAATGAACGTGGACAATGAAACCGTTACAGATGGAGAGGGAACAACAATGGAACATCACTGGGATGAGGCTTTTGGCTACCTTGGAGTGCCAATTGATTTCCCCACGAATACAGATGGAATCGTATTTTGGGGTAGTTACTCCAACCAGCGAAACGATGTTTTGGGTTCTAACCAAAAACTGATGGATGTCCTATTGAAAGGTCGAGCAGCTATTTCAAATGGTGATTTGGATACCCGTGATGAAGCGATTGAAGAAGCTCGTGAAATTTGGGAACTGATTGGAGTAGGTTCGGCTTTGCATTATTTGAATAGCGGAATTGCCAACTTTGACGACATGGCTTTGCGAGCACATGCTCTTTCAGAAGGTATCGGATTTCTTTATGGACTGCAATTTAATCCTGATAAAAGAGTAACAAATCAAGAAGTCAATGATTTACTGACCGTAATTGCAGGTAGTTCTGATTTCGCTTCTATGAACCTCTACAATACAACGGTTGAAAAATTGCAGCAAGCAAAAGACGAATTGGCAGCCGCTTATGGATTGGAGGCACAAAAAGATGAACTCTAA
- a CDS encoding imelysin family protein, translated as MKKILILTIFIFSFNACKDDTGGGTTNCGGDFDQKAMFQNITDNLILPAYTDLKAKVDDMASKTETFTSTYDLATLESLRSSYIAAYTSWQKAAQYNFGPAEEVFLRSSVNNFPLDVTMIEANIQNRVYDFDQPDNYDKGFPAMDYLLYGIAEDDNAILFKYLSDNSANHEEYLQAVVADIQERVNYTFNAWVNGYDETFINNTGTAAGTSLSLIINQLNANYELIKREKLGVPSGVLTLGFPNPDRVEAFYSGQSLGLLKVALEASRNLYLGGSGLGLDDYLVNANAEKNGQPLNDIIKSQFVAALNSFDALTSPLSAQIETDATLVETAYNEVTKQVVNIKTDLPSVLCVSITYIDNPSDSD; from the coding sequence ATGAAAAAAATACTGATACTAACTATCTTTATCTTCTCCTTCAATGCCTGCAAAGACGACACAGGCGGCGGAACTACAAATTGTGGAGGTGATTTCGACCAAAAAGCCATGTTCCAAAATATAACCGACAACCTCATTTTGCCTGCCTACACCGATTTGAAGGCAAAAGTGGACGATATGGCATCCAAAACAGAAACCTTCACTTCAACTTATGATTTGGCAACATTAGAAAGTCTAAGAAGCTCTTACATTGCAGCTTACACAAGTTGGCAAAAAGCGGCTCAATACAATTTTGGACCTGCCGAAGAAGTGTTTTTGAGAAGTAGTGTCAACAATTTTCCATTGGATGTCACCATGATTGAAGCCAATATTCAAAATCGTGTGTATGATTTCGACCAACCCGATAATTATGACAAGGGTTTTCCTGCAATGGATTATCTTCTGTATGGCATTGCAGAAGACGACAATGCTATATTGTTCAAATATTTAAGCGACAATTCTGCCAATCACGAAGAATATTTGCAGGCAGTTGTTGCAGACATTCAAGAACGGGTAAATTATACCTTCAATGCTTGGGTAAACGGCTACGACGAAACCTTTATCAACAATACAGGGACTGCCGCAGGAACTTCCTTGAGTTTGATTATTAACCAACTCAATGCAAATTACGAATTGATTAAACGTGAAAAATTGGGCGTTCCTTCGGGTGTTTTGACATTGGGTTTTCCGAATCCCGATAGGGTAGAGGCATTTTACAGTGGCCAATCTTTAGGTTTGTTAAAAGTCGCATTGGAGGCAAGCCGAAATTTGTATTTGGGTGGAAGTGGCTTGGGTTTGGATGATTATTTGGTCAATGCCAATGCCGAAAAAAATGGACAACCCTTAAACGATATTATCAAAAGTCAATTCGTTGCTGCTCTCAATAGCTTCGATGCTTTGACCTCTCCACTTTCAGCCCAAATCGAAACTGATGCAACACTTGTTGAAACTGCCTACAATGAAGTGACCAAACAGGTGGTGAATATCAAAACGGATTTGCCTTCGGTCTTGTGTGTTTCAATCACTTATATAGATAACCCAAGTGATTCGGATTAA